The following are encoded in a window of Megachile rotundata isolate GNS110a chromosome 2, iyMegRotu1, whole genome shotgun sequence genomic DNA:
- the LOC143263887 gene encoding alpha-tocopherol transfer protein-like translates to MAKMLLIQPTEEMSKQIRVELNENVATRDKDVEIIKEWLSKQPHLPPFDDDARIMTFLRGSKFSLEKCKKKLDMYFTMRAAIPEFFTNRDITRPELREITKIVQIPPLPGLTKNGRRVIVMRGIDKDLPTPNVAEVMKLVLMIGDVRLKEEQVGVAGDVYILDASVATPAHFAKFTPALVKKFLVCVQEAYPVKLKEVHVVNVSSVVDSIVNFVKPFLKEKIRNRIFMHSDMNTLYEYIPKEILPTEYGGDAGPIQAIQDTWIKKLEEYGPWFAQQESVKTNEMLRPGKPKTHDDLFGLDGSFRQLMID, encoded by the exons ATGTTGCTGATTCAACCGACAGAGGAGATGTCGAAGCAGATCCGCGTGGAGCTGAACGAAAATGTAGCTACGCGCGACAAAGACGTTGAAATTATCAAAGAATGGCTGTCCAAGCAACCACATTTGCCTCCTTTTGATG ATGACGCTAGAATAATGACATTCCTTCGAGGTTCGAAATTTTCCTTGGAAAAATGCAAGAAGAAGCTGGACATGTATTTTACTATGAGAGCAGCGATCCCTGAATTCTTTACCAATCGAGATATCACCAGACCGGAATTGAGAGAGATTACTAAAATTGT ACAAATACCGCCATTACCCGGTCTGACAAAAAATGGCcgacgtgtgatcgtgatgagAGGTATCGACAAGGACCTGCCAACCCCTAACGTAGCCGAAGTAATGAAACTGGTTCTCATGATCGGCGACGTGCGTCTAAAAGAAGAACAAGTTGGCGTCGCTGGCGACGTTTATATTCTGGACGcgagcgtcgcgacgccggCTCACTTCGCGAAATTCACCCCTGCCTTGGTGAAGAAGTTTCTAGTTTGCGTTCAAGAGGCTTATCCGGTGAAGCTGAAGGAGGTGCACGTGGTGAACGTCAGTTCTGTAGTCGACAGCATCGTTAATTTCGTGAAACCATTCCTTAAGGAGAAAATACGCAACAGGATTTTCATGCACAGCGACATGAACACTCTCTACGAGTACATTCCCAAGGAGATATTACCGACTGAGTATGGCGGTGACGCTGGCCCCATTCAGGCTATTCAAG ACACCTGGATAAAGAAGTTGGAAGAATATGGACCATGGTTCGCGCAACAAGAATCTGTTAAAACAAACGAGATGCTCCGACCAGGGAAACCAAAGACTCACGACGATTTATTCGGTCTGGATGGATCATTCCGGCAATTGATGATCGATTAG